A stretch of Synechococcus sp. MIT S9220 DNA encodes these proteins:
- a CDS encoding DNA-formamidopyrimidine glycosylase, with protein MPELPEVETVRRGLANRLQSFVIQEAEILRERAVASPGGATAFCRGLAGQTVGEWRRRGKYLIAQLLNPSTGEPSGCWGVHLRMTGQFQWHEEPTEPCQHTRARFWNAREQELRFVDVRSFGEMWWVPQGTATESVITGLKRLGPEPFSEEFNAGYLQKKLKGSTRSIKAALLDQSLVAGAGNIYADESLFAAGIAPQTPAGRLNRKQLEHVCDSLVHVLEISIGVGGTTFSDFRDLEGVNGNYGGQAAVYRRTGQPCLNCGTAIDRVKLAGRSTHWCPTCQS; from the coding sequence TTGCCGGAACTTCCGGAAGTTGAGACGGTTCGTCGGGGACTGGCGAACCGTCTTCAATCGTTTGTGATTCAAGAAGCCGAAATCCTCCGTGAGAGAGCCGTGGCAAGCCCTGGGGGCGCGACAGCTTTTTGCCGTGGTCTTGCAGGCCAGACCGTTGGCGAGTGGCGGCGACGCGGCAAATATTTGATTGCTCAGCTCTTGAATCCCAGCACTGGCGAGCCCAGTGGCTGCTGGGGAGTGCATCTGCGCATGACCGGCCAGTTCCAGTGGCACGAAGAACCCACAGAACCTTGCCAGCACACAAGGGCGCGCTTCTGGAATGCCAGGGAGCAGGAGCTGCGTTTCGTCGACGTACGTAGCTTTGGCGAGATGTGGTGGGTTCCGCAAGGAACAGCCACCGAATCCGTCATCACCGGATTGAAGCGACTAGGACCCGAACCCTTCAGCGAAGAATTCAATGCCGGTTATTTGCAAAAGAAGCTGAAAGGATCAACACGCTCGATCAAGGCAGCCCTGCTGGACCAATCACTGGTGGCAGGCGCAGGCAATATCTATGCCGACGAAAGCTTGTTTGCAGCGGGCATTGCACCCCAAACACCAGCAGGCAGGCTCAACCGCAAACAACTGGAACACGTGTGCGACAGCCTTGTGCATGTGCTCGAGATCAGCATCGGCGTTGGTGGCACAACATTCAGCGATTTCCGAGACCTTGAAGGCGTCAACGGCAATTACGGAGGACAAGCCGCGGTGTATCGACGCACCGGGCAACCGTGTTTGAACTGTGGCACTGCCATTGATCGGGTGAAACTTGCCGGCCGTAGCACCCATTGGTGCCCCACCTGCCAATCCTGA
- a CDS encoding alpha-amylase family protein: MSQQQPWWNGAVIYQLIVRSYRDGNGDGIGDLQGLSSRLPYLRWLGVEAIWLTPIYPSPLDDGGYDITDFKAIHPDLGDLAAFHRFLTAAHAQGLKVVMDLVMNHTSTLHPWFQRARWAAKGSPEREIYVWSDDPHRYADAPVLFRHFESSNWEWDEVAGQYFLHRFLRHQPDLNYANPFVQEAMLDVVDFWIDRGVDGFRLDAVPFLCEEEGSRCEGLPETHAFLQRLRQRVDSHGKDVLLLGEAIQPVEEIAPYLLQDELHGAYNFALTAHLFAAIASGSVKNLRNCLEKAQQVVSGCRWALPLRNHDELWLGDGHLIPEEVIQTIRAGLHQGQGHWLNWGINRRLAPLLNGDPGSNRVLHALLYSLPGMPCLYYGDELGMGDWPGLRDRDPNRTPMAWTPARNGGFSTAPDPLLVLPPITAPGYDYRVVNVEVQKQLPGSLLNWHRRMLTCRRLLPALRHGNFELLKCAHPGVITYVRCDGSMTVLVAANLSAAGASLHLDLSRWSGVRTREVFWGCEYPPASERWFVYLPAHGFSWWLIGEVEDVNAEQ, translated from the coding sequence ATGAGTCAGCAGCAGCCGTGGTGGAACGGCGCCGTCATCTATCAGTTGATCGTGCGCAGTTACCGCGATGGCAACGGTGATGGGATTGGAGACCTGCAGGGCTTATCCAGCCGGCTTCCTTATTTGCGTTGGCTTGGGGTGGAAGCCATCTGGCTCACGCCCATCTACCCCTCACCGCTGGATGACGGCGGGTATGACATCACCGACTTCAAGGCGATCCATCCCGATCTGGGCGATCTCGCCGCGTTTCATCGTTTCCTAACGGCCGCACATGCGCAGGGGCTGAAGGTGGTGATGGATCTGGTGATGAATCACACCAGCACCCTTCATCCCTGGTTTCAGCGCGCTCGATGGGCCGCCAAGGGCAGCCCTGAGCGCGAGATCTACGTGTGGAGTGATGACCCGCATCGTTATGCCGATGCCCCAGTGCTCTTCCGCCATTTCGAGTCGTCGAACTGGGAATGGGATGAGGTGGCAGGTCAGTACTTCCTCCACCGTTTCCTTCGCCATCAGCCCGATCTCAACTACGCCAATCCATTTGTCCAGGAGGCGATGTTGGATGTGGTGGATTTCTGGATTGATCGTGGTGTCGATGGTTTCCGCCTGGATGCCGTGCCTTTCCTGTGTGAGGAGGAGGGATCACGCTGTGAGGGGCTTCCGGAAACCCACGCTTTTTTACAGCGACTTCGCCAGCGGGTGGATTCCCATGGCAAGGATGTTTTGTTGCTGGGTGAAGCGATCCAGCCCGTTGAAGAAATTGCGCCTTACTTATTGCAGGATGAGCTCCACGGTGCATACAACTTTGCGCTGACCGCTCACCTCTTTGCTGCGATCGCCAGCGGCAGTGTGAAAAATCTGCGCAATTGTCTGGAGAAGGCACAGCAAGTTGTCAGTGGCTGTCGCTGGGCATTGCCTCTGCGTAACCACGATGAGTTGTGGTTGGGTGATGGTCACCTGATCCCGGAGGAGGTGATCCAGACCATCCGTGCCGGACTGCATCAAGGACAGGGACATTGGCTCAACTGGGGCATTAACCGTCGCCTGGCGCCATTGCTCAATGGCGATCCGGGTTCCAACCGCGTTCTTCACGCCCTGCTGTACAGCCTGCCGGGGATGCCTTGCCTCTATTACGGCGATGAGCTCGGCATGGGCGATTGGCCGGGATTGCGTGACCGCGATCCCAATCGCACCCCGATGGCCTGGACTCCCGCGCGTAACGGGGGCTTCTCCACCGCACCTGATCCGCTGTTGGTGCTGCCGCCGATCACAGCTCCTGGCTACGACTATCGCGTGGTGAATGTTGAAGTGCAGAAGCAGCTGCCTGGTTCACTGCTGAACTGGCACCGGCGCATGCTCACCTGCAGGCGACTCTTGCCGGCGCTGCGACATGGCAATTTCGAGCTGTTGAAATGTGCTCACCCAGGTGTGATCACCTACGTGCGCTGTGACGGCAGCATGACGGTGTTGGTGGCGGCCAACCTCTCAGCAGCAGGGGCTTCGCTGCACCTTGACCTCAGTCGTTGGAGCGGTGTGCGTACGCGTGAGGTGTTCTGGGGTTGTGAATATCCCCCTGCTTCAGAGCGTTGGTTTGTCTACCTGCCGGCCCATGGATTCAGCTGGTGGCTGATCGGTGAAGTGGAGGACGTAAACGCTGAGCAATGA
- a CDS encoding photosystem I reaction center subunit IV: protein MAISRGDMVRIKRPESFWFNDVGKVASIDTSGIRYPVVVRFEQVNYNGLQGSDGGINTNNFALDELEPA from the coding sequence ATGGCGATCTCCCGCGGTGACATGGTGCGGATCAAGCGCCCTGAGTCCTTCTGGTTCAACGATGTGGGCAAGGTCGCCTCAATCGACACGTCCGGCATCCGCTACCCGGTCGTGGTCAGGTTCGAACAGGTCAACTACAACGGCCTGCAGGGTTCAGACGGTGGCATCAACACCAACAACTTCGCGCTCGACGAACTCGAGCCGGCCTAA
- the mtnB gene encoding methylthioribulose 1-phosphate dehydratase, with amino-acid sequence MVQAAEELSATMKLLHRRGWCDGTGGNFSVVVAHEPLRLLMAPSGVDKGSVQPEELIEVNSSGDVTRGAGKASAETLLHLRIIDCCGAGAVLHTHSLSGTLLSKTELERGKVTLEGWEMLKGLKGVTTHDTSVNVPIIANNQDLQALSEAAAERLSEAPQGLLVSGHGLYAWGDNLKEARRHTEILEFLLELSWRQSLMRSQQ; translated from the coding sequence TTGGTTCAGGCTGCTGAAGAACTCTCAGCCACGATGAAACTGCTGCATCGCAGGGGTTGGTGCGATGGCACTGGAGGCAATTTCAGCGTTGTGGTGGCGCATGAACCTCTGCGATTGTTGATGGCCCCCAGCGGAGTCGACAAGGGTTCAGTCCAACCCGAAGAACTGATCGAAGTGAATAGCAGCGGTGACGTCACCCGAGGAGCAGGCAAAGCGAGTGCAGAAACCCTGCTGCATCTGCGCATCATTGACTGTTGCGGAGCCGGGGCCGTGCTGCATACCCACTCCCTATCAGGAACGCTGCTGTCGAAAACGGAGCTGGAGCGAGGCAAGGTGACTCTTGAGGGCTGGGAGATGTTGAAGGGACTGAAGGGAGTCACCACCCATGACACCAGTGTCAACGTACCGATCATTGCCAACAATCAGGATCTACAGGCACTGAGCGAAGCAGCTGCCGAACGATTAAGTGAAGCTCCCCAAGGGCTGCTGGTTTCAGGCCATGGCCTCTACGCCTGGGGCGACAACCTGAAAGAAGCTCGTCGTCATACCGAAATCCTCGAATTTCTCTTGGAACTCAGCTGGAGACAATCACTCATGCGGAGCCAACAATGA
- a CDS encoding aldehyde dehydrogenase family protein, whose protein sequence is MVQANAAYPFTETDLDRLRQPVLEGLTRPEAWRREQLQRLRELVTEHEPEILEALRHDLSKPDLEGMAEVVTLLQELKLAERRLRTWMRPRRVRVPLVQQPGRAELIREPLGCVLLIGPWNLPFSLTLWPLVSALAAGNTAVIKPSEHAPATAELIERLVPEHFSDHVVQVVNGDGAVAAQLVRQRFDHIFFTGGGQIGAKVLEGAAANLTPVTLELGGKNPAIVLPGADLSITARRLVWGKGFNAGQACIAPDHLLVQSDLRTPLLQAIAEERLKLYGSDPLESESLACLIHDRHYGRLEALLQEAKDDGRLLLGGECDPIRRRIAPTLIAVQDEKDPLMADELFGPLLPVLEINDLNEAIQRIQKQDKPLALYLFGGNDHDQELVLNSTHSGGVCFNDVLMQCGVPDLPFGGVGASGMGAHHGEAGFRTFSHERSVLRRPFWLDLPQRYPPYTLKPETFRRLLS, encoded by the coding sequence ATGGTCCAGGCCAACGCTGCATACCCCTTTACCGAAACCGACCTGGACCGGCTGCGACAACCTGTGTTGGAGGGACTCACGAGGCCGGAAGCTTGGCGTCGTGAACAGCTTCAGCGCCTGCGTGAGCTCGTAACAGAACACGAGCCAGAGATTCTCGAGGCCCTTCGCCATGACCTTTCCAAACCCGATCTTGAAGGGATGGCTGAGGTTGTGACCCTGCTTCAGGAACTCAAACTCGCGGAACGGCGTCTTCGTACCTGGATGCGTCCACGCCGAGTCCGTGTGCCGCTTGTGCAGCAGCCCGGCCGGGCCGAGCTGATCCGCGAACCACTCGGATGCGTGCTGCTGATTGGCCCCTGGAATCTGCCGTTCAGTCTCACGTTATGGCCGTTAGTCAGCGCTCTTGCAGCCGGCAACACCGCCGTGATCAAACCTTCCGAACATGCCCCAGCAACAGCCGAGCTGATCGAGAGGCTGGTGCCAGAGCACTTCTCAGACCATGTGGTTCAGGTCGTCAATGGTGATGGAGCTGTTGCCGCTCAATTGGTTCGGCAACGCTTCGATCACATCTTTTTCACCGGCGGCGGACAGATCGGAGCCAAGGTGCTGGAGGGAGCCGCCGCCAACCTCACGCCCGTAACCCTGGAACTCGGAGGCAAAAACCCTGCGATCGTGCTGCCTGGGGCCGATCTTTCCATCACGGCACGCAGACTGGTCTGGGGGAAGGGATTCAATGCGGGGCAGGCCTGTATCGCACCGGATCATCTGCTTGTCCAATCCGATCTGCGTACGCCTCTGCTGCAAGCCATCGCTGAGGAACGGCTGAAGCTTTACGGCAGCGATCCACTCGAATCCGAATCCCTGGCGTGTCTGATTCACGACCGTCATTACGGCCGACTGGAGGCTTTGTTGCAAGAAGCCAAAGATGATGGTCGCTTGCTGCTCGGAGGTGAGTGCGACCCGATCAGACGCCGGATTGCACCGACGTTGATCGCTGTTCAAGACGAAAAAGATCCGCTGATGGCCGACGAACTGTTTGGACCGCTGCTGCCTGTGCTGGAGATCAACGACCTGAATGAAGCCATTCAGAGAATCCAGAAGCAGGACAAACCACTCGCGCTCTATTTATTCGGCGGCAACGATCATGATCAGGAACTCGTCCTAAACAGCACCCATTCCGGTGGTGTGTGTTTCAACGACGTCTTGATGCAATGTGGCGTCCCCGATCTGCCCTTTGGTGGCGTTGGCGCCAGCGGGATGGGAGCCCATCACGGCGAAGCGGGATTCAGAACCTTTTCCCACGAGCGCTCGGTTCTGAGGCGTCCATTCTGGCTGGATCTACCCCAGCGCTATCCGCCTTACACCCTCAAGCCAGAAACATTCCGTCGTCTCTTGAGCTGA
- a CDS encoding glycoside hydrolase 100 family protein encodes MAGRFSQQNQRVRPSSKEDQVVQKAREHFERTLIPLRGHLAGSVAALEHPRHDEALNYGEIFLRDNVPVMVYLLTQKRFDIVRQFLTICLDLQSTTYQTRGVFPTSFVEEEGHLIADYGQRSIGRITSVDASLWWPVLCWMYVKSSGDEEFASSQAVQRGVQLLLDLVLHPTFEGTPVLFVPDCAFMIDRPMDVWGAPLEVEVLLYGSLRCCTQLMELGRKHHNSRLLDQRLVLTRQWVHDLRQFLLKHYWVTSKTMQVLRRRPTEQYGDNQHQNEFNVQPQVIPDWLQDWLENRGGYLIGNMRTGRPDFRFYSLGNSLGCLFGLLTAPQQRALFRLTLHNRDHLMAEMPMRICHPPMESLEWQNKTGSDPKNWPWSYHNGGHWPSLLWFFGGSILLHERRHPHADVLLMGQMKALLEECYWSHLNQLPRQQWAEYFDGPTGTWVGQQSRTYQTWTIVGFLLLHHFLRVNPDDVMLLDLDEGAVPDPADEFPEDNDHDWDHH; translated from the coding sequence ATGGCAGGACGCTTCAGCCAGCAGAACCAGCGTGTCCGACCGAGCTCAAAGGAAGACCAGGTGGTCCAGAAGGCCCGCGAGCACTTCGAGCGAACGCTGATTCCCCTGCGTGGACATTTGGCTGGCAGCGTCGCCGCCCTGGAACATCCCCGTCACGACGAAGCTCTCAACTACGGCGAGATCTTCCTGAGGGACAACGTTCCCGTGATGGTCTACCTGCTGACGCAGAAACGATTCGACATTGTCCGTCAATTCCTGACCATCTGCCTTGACCTGCAGAGCACCACCTACCAGACACGAGGAGTCTTCCCCACCAGCTTCGTGGAAGAGGAAGGACATCTGATTGCGGACTATGGCCAACGCTCCATCGGTCGGATCACCTCAGTCGACGCAAGCCTCTGGTGGCCGGTTCTGTGCTGGATGTACGTGAAGTCCAGTGGAGACGAGGAATTCGCCTCGAGTCAGGCTGTTCAGCGCGGAGTTCAGCTGCTGCTGGACCTTGTGTTGCATCCCACCTTTGAAGGAACTCCGGTGCTGTTCGTGCCGGACTGCGCTTTCATGATTGACCGTCCGATGGACGTCTGGGGTGCACCACTGGAAGTGGAGGTGTTGCTGTACGGATCTCTGCGTTGCTGCACTCAGCTCATGGAGCTGGGACGAAAGCACCACAACAGCAGGCTGCTGGATCAACGACTGGTGCTAACCCGGCAGTGGGTTCACGACCTTCGCCAGTTTCTTCTCAAGCACTACTGGGTCACGAGCAAAACCATGCAGGTGCTGCGTCGCAGACCGACCGAACAATACGGAGACAACCAGCACCAAAACGAATTCAATGTTCAGCCTCAAGTCATTCCTGACTGGCTGCAGGACTGGCTGGAAAACCGTGGGGGCTACCTGATCGGCAACATGCGCACAGGACGTCCGGACTTCCGCTTCTACAGCCTCGGAAATTCACTCGGCTGCCTGTTCGGACTGCTGACGGCCCCACAACAACGTGCACTGTTCCGCTTGACGCTGCACAACCGCGACCACCTAATGGCCGAGATGCCCATGCGCATCTGCCACCCTCCGATGGAAAGCCTTGAGTGGCAAAACAAGACCGGGTCGGATCCGAAGAACTGGCCCTGGAGCTATCACAACGGTGGCCACTGGCCGAGCCTGTTGTGGTTCTTCGGTGGCTCCATCCTTCTGCACGAGCGCCGCCATCCCCATGCCGATGTCCTGCTGATGGGGCAGATGAAAGCACTGCTGGAGGAGTGCTATTGGAGTCATCTCAACCAGTTACCAAGGCAACAGTGGGCTGAATACTTCGATGGCCCAACAGGGACCTGGGTGGGCCAACAGTCGAGGACCTACCAGACCTGGACGATTGTTGGTTTTCTGCTGCTCCACCACTTCCTGCGCGTCAATCCAGATGACGTGATGCTTTTGGACCTTGATGAAGGAGCTGTTCCTGACCCTGCGGATGAGTTTCCTGAAGACAATGATCACGACTGGGATCACCATTAA
- a CDS encoding LysM peptidoglycan-binding domain-containing protein, giving the protein MRRTLLTVLAAMALTPLAGHAANVTVQSGETLSDIAARYGVSINSLMRLNGIRNSDHVEAGQTLRLPGSVSAGKGRHNVQSGDTLSGIAAQYRVGERQLMALNGLSSADHVEIGQTLKLPSNAVLPQAKPKPTAKPVPIRAKPNAISHTVARGQTLSQIAKAYDIPLTSLVSINAIENPNQVNIGTQLMLRSTESISNTSTATSKATTPVEQQPLLTESQPDQQEPAQVQPKPESIKTSAAKPATVKPTAVKTSAVKPKVVKPVTTAKATQATTTTSVQPKPASWRNYGPLQVDWGNWQSMGGSEVAPTLNSDGQSLYVAVNCSAKKINATGANGKWKNWIAPQSEFEKALVKDRCTAAKG; this is encoded by the coding sequence ATGCGCCGCACTCTCCTGACCGTCCTTGCCGCGATGGCTCTGACACCACTCGCCGGTCATGCCGCCAACGTGACGGTTCAGTCAGGGGAGACCCTTTCGGATATTGCGGCTCGCTACGGCGTATCGATCAACAGCCTGATGCGCCTCAACGGAATCAGGAACTCGGACCATGTGGAGGCCGGCCAGACACTGCGGCTGCCTGGGAGCGTTTCAGCAGGCAAGGGGCGTCACAACGTGCAGTCCGGTGACACCCTCAGCGGGATTGCGGCGCAATACAGAGTTGGTGAACGCCAGTTAATGGCCCTGAACGGACTGTCGAGTGCTGACCATGTTGAGATCGGTCAGACCCTGAAGCTGCCCAGCAACGCGGTGCTTCCTCAGGCCAAGCCCAAACCCACGGCCAAGCCGGTGCCGATTCGGGCCAAACCCAATGCCATCTCCCACACCGTGGCCCGCGGCCAGACTCTCAGCCAGATCGCTAAGGCCTACGACATCCCGCTCACCTCGTTGGTGAGCATCAATGCGATTGAAAACCCTAATCAGGTCAATATCGGAACCCAGCTGATGCTGCGCTCCACCGAAAGCATCAGCAACACATCAACAGCCACATCCAAGGCCACAACACCTGTTGAGCAACAACCATTGCTGACCGAAAGCCAGCCCGATCAGCAGGAGCCAGCACAAGTCCAACCCAAGCCCGAAAGCATCAAGACGTCTGCTGCCAAGCCGGCGACTGTCAAACCAACGGCTGTGAAAACCAGTGCGGTGAAGCCCAAAGTTGTCAAACCTGTCACCACTGCCAAGGCGACCCAAGCAACAACGACAACAAGCGTGCAGCCGAAGCCAGCCTCTTGGCGGAACTATGGCCCCCTTCAAGTCGACTGGGGAAACTGGCAGTCGATGGGTGGAAGCGAAGTAGCTCCGACACTGAACAGCGATGGACAGTCGCTCTATGTGGCGGTGAACTGCTCCGCCAAAAAAATCAATGCCACTGGCGCCAACGGGAAGTGGAAAAACTGGATTGCACCCCAGTCGGAATTCGAGAAGGCTCTCGTGAAGGATCGCTGCACGGCAGCAAAGGGTTGA
- the mtnC gene encoding acireductone synthase, with protein MIRAILLDIEGTTCPVDFVSQTLFPFAQKNLNAALMNRSNDAEIDALVDEAINEWLADLDPTSQTMLSQTTQKPPSTKEVEEYLQHLIQSDRKSTALKELQGIIWKQGYLSGELISPLFSDVCKQLDHWKRKEITLAVYSSGSIQAQKLLYAHTSKGDLTDRFDHWFDTRTGPKLAHQSYTVIAQKLGIQSNQVLFISDHPGECDAAWQSGMNTVFCLREGNPHQDPGEHAVVQQLCDIDLEKINAAHNNQR; from the coding sequence ATGATTCGGGCCATCCTGCTGGATATCGAAGGAACAACCTGCCCTGTCGATTTTGTTAGCCAGACGCTGTTTCCTTTCGCGCAGAAGAATCTGAATGCAGCATTGATGAACAGATCAAACGATGCTGAGATTGATGCATTAGTGGATGAAGCCATCAATGAATGGCTGGCCGATTTGGATCCAACCAGCCAAACAATGCTGAGCCAGACCACTCAAAAGCCTCCATCCACAAAGGAGGTGGAAGAGTACTTACAGCACCTGATTCAATCAGACAGAAAGTCGACGGCTCTTAAGGAATTACAAGGCATCATCTGGAAGCAAGGCTACTTATCAGGGGAGCTGATATCACCCCTATTCAGCGATGTATGCAAACAACTCGATCACTGGAAACGCAAGGAAATCACGCTTGCCGTGTACTCATCTGGCAGCATTCAGGCCCAGAAACTTCTCTACGCCCATACAAGCAAAGGAGACCTCACGGATCGCTTTGACCACTGGTTTGACACACGCACAGGCCCCAAACTTGCCCATCAGAGCTACACAGTCATTGCGCAAAAACTAGGCATTCAATCGAACCAAGTGCTGTTTATCAGCGATCACCCAGGCGAATGCGATGCAGCCTGGCAGTCAGGCATGAACACTGTGTTCTGCCTGCGTGAAGGCAATCCACATCAAGACCCTGGCGAGCACGCAGTCGTACAACAACTTTGCGATATCGATCTCGAGAAGATCAATGCAGCGCACAACAACCAGCGCTGA
- a CDS encoding ATP-dependent DNA helicase RecQ: MDLLLDALKRHYGWSEFRPGQRPVVECLLQGQDCLAVLPTGGGKSLCFQLPALVRSGLVVVISPLVALMEDQVLQLRRRGIAAACLHGGIDPVQRRQTLSQLSDGSLRLLYLAPERLQGEATRSVLQEHAATGQLVALAVDEAHCISAWGHDFRPDYRRLGELRALCPGVPLVALSATAAPRVRADILRLLHLRRPLIQVGSARRHNLHYAMRRRVGDPLQDVVDALENARGACLIYARTRVSVERWTERLCANGIQAIAYHAGLEPEVRHRALEHFLGAQDPVLVATVAFGMGVDRSDVGLVLHLDLPSTPEGYLQESGRAGRDGKPAHCLVLFSPRDRTSLGWAMQSALRRSSASDAAEESRRIELAQQQLRRMEAVAEGETCREQALLLSVGELVPPCGRCDRCLSSTSSKDWSDQATAVLELLAEVHGTDSRRLSERLNAEEGRSAHWGWLTRRLVQEELIHETDDGSQRLYLKESGRRFLRQPWPLHYAA; the protein is encoded by the coding sequence TTGGACCTGCTGCTGGATGCGCTCAAGCGTCATTACGGCTGGTCTGAGTTCCGGCCAGGGCAGCGTCCTGTTGTGGAATGCCTGTTGCAGGGGCAGGACTGCCTGGCGGTGCTGCCGACTGGTGGTGGCAAGTCACTGTGTTTTCAGTTGCCCGCTCTGGTGAGATCAGGTCTCGTCGTGGTGATCTCGCCTTTGGTAGCTCTGATGGAGGATCAGGTTCTCCAGTTGAGACGTCGAGGCATCGCAGCAGCCTGTCTTCATGGAGGAATTGATCCAGTTCAGCGGCGACAGACGCTTTCGCAGCTCAGCGACGGATCCTTGCGGCTGTTGTATCTCGCTCCGGAGCGTCTTCAGGGTGAAGCCACCCGTTCTGTTCTGCAGGAGCACGCTGCTACAGGACAGCTGGTGGCGCTCGCTGTCGATGAGGCTCACTGCATCAGCGCTTGGGGCCATGACTTCCGTCCTGATTACCGCCGGCTGGGTGAGCTGCGTGCCCTTTGCCCAGGGGTTCCTCTGGTGGCTCTCAGTGCTACGGCAGCCCCTCGGGTCAGAGCAGATATTCTTCGCCTTCTGCATCTCAGGCGGCCGCTGATCCAGGTCGGATCGGCCCGACGTCACAACCTCCACTACGCCATGCGCCGCCGGGTTGGTGATCCTTTGCAGGATGTGGTTGATGCCTTGGAGAATGCCCGTGGCGCTTGTTTGATTTACGCCCGCACCCGTGTTTCGGTGGAGCGTTGGACAGAGCGACTCTGTGCCAACGGGATTCAGGCCATCGCCTATCACGCCGGTCTTGAACCTGAAGTTCGACATCGAGCGCTGGAGCATTTCCTGGGAGCGCAGGACCCTGTGTTGGTGGCCACGGTGGCGTTTGGTATGGGGGTGGACCGATCGGACGTCGGTCTGGTTTTGCATCTGGATCTCCCGAGCACGCCGGAGGGCTATCTGCAGGAGTCAGGTCGTGCAGGGCGTGATGGCAAGCCAGCTCACTGCCTGGTGCTGTTCTCGCCGAGAGATCGAACCAGTCTGGGATGGGCGATGCAGAGCGCTCTGCGCCGGTCATCCGCCAGCGATGCCGCCGAAGAATCGCGTCGAATTGAACTGGCGCAGCAGCAGTTGCGCCGTATGGAAGCTGTGGCAGAGGGAGAAACCTGCAGAGAACAAGCTCTGCTGCTGTCCGTCGGTGAACTAGTCCCTCCCTGTGGCCGCTGTGACCGCTGTCTTTCCAGTACCTCAAGTAAGGACTGGTCTGACCAGGCCACGGCTGTTCTGGAGTTGCTCGCGGAGGTTCACGGCACAGATTCCCGCAGACTCAGTGAACGACTCAATGCTGAAGAGGGTCGTTCGGCGCACTGGGGATGGCTGACGCGGCGGCTGGTTCAGGAGGAGTTGATCCATGAAACCGATGACGGCAGCCAGCGTCTGTATCTAAAGGAAAGTGGCCGTCGCTTTTTGCGTCAGCCCTGGCCTTTGCACTACGCCGCTTAA